One Actinospica robiniae DSM 44927 genomic region harbors:
- a CDS encoding TOBE domain-containing protein, translated as MTQTRDFRIGEAADLLGVSADTVRRWIDAGRLPARRGDAGEGGHRTIAGPDLAAFATTFADHEEMERHGSLSSARNRMRGIVTRVLRDGVMAQVEMQAGPHRIVSLMSREAADALGLEPGVLSVAVVKSTNVVVERIEI; from the coding sequence GTGACGCAAACGCGAGATTTCCGAATCGGCGAGGCGGCTGACCTGCTCGGGGTCAGCGCGGACACCGTGCGGCGTTGGATCGACGCGGGCCGCCTGCCGGCCCGGCGCGGCGACGCCGGAGAGGGCGGGCACCGCACCATCGCGGGACCCGACCTGGCCGCCTTCGCCACCACCTTCGCGGACCACGAGGAGATGGAGCGGCACGGCTCGCTCTCCTCGGCCCGCAACCGGATGCGCGGGATCGTCACCCGGGTGCTGCGCGACGGGGTCATGGCCCAGGTCGAGATGCAGGCCGGCCCGCACCGCATCGTCTCGCTGATGAGCCGTGAAGCCGCCGACGCGCTGGGGCTCGAGCCCGGTGTGCTCTCGGTGGCCGTGGTCAAGTCCACCAACGTCGTCGTCGAACGGATCGAGATCTGA
- the modA gene encoding molybdate ABC transporter substrate-binding protein — protein MNRRSRLTASALALALAGLLPAACSSSATPAASTSTPASAASSAAPAISGTVTVFAAASLQKTFTSLATTFEHDHPGVTVKFSFGGSDTLAAQITQGAPADVFASANTSTMQTVQTAGDATGTPTVFVKNTLEIATAPGNPKNIKTLADLDKSGIKVALCAKTVPCGSAAVKALAAAKVSLTPVTYETDVTSALTKVELGEVDAALVYHSDILGAGGKVDGVVFSTASDAVNSYPIDVLKGAPNPTAAAAFVAFILSSPSRQVLLAAGFQAP, from the coding sequence ATGAACCGTCGTTCCCGCCTGACCGCCTCCGCGCTCGCCCTCGCCCTGGCGGGCCTGCTGCCGGCCGCGTGCTCGTCCTCGGCGACCCCGGCCGCGAGCACCTCGACCCCGGCTTCGGCCGCGTCCTCCGCCGCGCCCGCGATCTCCGGCACCGTCACCGTCTTCGCCGCCGCCTCGCTGCAGAAGACCTTCACCTCGCTGGCCACCACCTTCGAGCACGACCACCCGGGCGTCACGGTGAAGTTCTCCTTCGGCGGCAGCGACACCCTGGCCGCGCAGATCACCCAGGGCGCGCCGGCCGACGTGTTCGCCTCGGCGAACACCTCCACCATGCAGACGGTGCAGACGGCCGGGGACGCCACCGGCACCCCGACCGTGTTCGTCAAGAACACCCTGGAGATAGCCACCGCCCCGGGCAACCCGAAGAACATCAAGACCCTGGCCGACCTGGACAAGTCCGGGATCAAGGTCGCGCTGTGCGCCAAGACCGTCCCGTGCGGCTCGGCCGCGGTCAAGGCCCTGGCCGCCGCCAAGGTCTCGCTCACCCCGGTGACCTACGAGACCGACGTCACCAGCGCCCTGACGAAGGTGGAGCTCGGCGAGGTGGACGCGGCGCTGGTCTACCACAGCGACATCCTCGGCGCCGGCGGCAAGGTGGACGGCGTGGTCTTCTCCACCGCCTCCGACGCCGTCAACTCCTACCCGATCGACGTGCTCAAGGGCGCGCCGAACCCGACCGCCGCGGCCGCTTTCGTCGCCTTCATCCTCTCCTCTCCGAGCCGGCAGGTGCTGCTGGCCGCGGGCTTCCAGGCACCGTGA